The following coding sequences are from one Candidatus Nitrohelix vancouverensis window:
- a CDS encoding sulfate adenylyltransferase subunit 2, protein MDHLTALENKSIFIIREAYFKFKDIALLWSMGKDSTTLLHLCRKAFFGKIPFPVLHIDTSYKFPQMYEFRDKYVKDWNLDLIVERNEDQIQKGMNPESNSKFDCCNQLKTNALKQGIEKHNFKAILLGIRRDEHGIRAKERFVSPRTQDFKWDYQDQPAELWDQHKSTLSEDTHYRIHPILHMTELDIWEYIQRENIPINELYFSRSGNRFRSIGCMPCCQPVQSEARDISEIITELKSTNTSERAGRSQDKEDAYTMQKLRALGYM, encoded by the coding sequence ATGGATCATTTAACCGCGCTCGAAAATAAAAGTATTTTCATCATCCGCGAAGCCTATTTTAAATTTAAAGACATCGCCTTGCTCTGGTCGATGGGAAAAGATTCCACAACGCTACTGCACCTTTGTAGAAAAGCATTTTTTGGGAAAATCCCCTTCCCCGTCCTCCACATCGACACGTCTTATAAATTCCCGCAGATGTATGAGTTCAGGGACAAATACGTCAAGGACTGGAATTTGGATCTGATCGTCGAAAGAAACGAAGATCAAATTCAGAAAGGAATGAACCCTGAAAGCAATTCCAAGTTTGACTGTTGCAATCAACTTAAAACCAACGCTCTCAAACAAGGCATTGAGAAACACAATTTCAAAGCCATCCTTCTGGGGATCCGGCGCGACGAACATGGAATACGCGCCAAAGAACGATTCGTCTCGCCCAGAACTCAGGATTTTAAATGGGATTATCAGGACCAGCCTGCCGAACTCTGGGATCAGCACAAATCCACTTTATCTGAAGACACTCATTACAGAATTCACCCGATTCTTCATATGACGGAGCTGGATATCTGGGAATACATTCAACGCGAGAACATTCCCATCAACGAGCTTTATTTCAGCCGTTCTGGAAACCGGTTCCGAAGCATCGGATGCATGCCCTGTTGCCAACCTGTGCAATCGGAGGCGAGAGACATTTCAGAAATAATCACAGAACTCAAGAGCACCAACACATCAGAGAGAGCGGGAAGATCTCAGGATAAAGAAGACGCCTACACCATGCAAAAATTAAGGGCGTTGGGCTATATGTAA
- a CDS encoding ABC transporter ATP-binding protein, with the protein MSKIVIKATELTKIYRLYTKPLYRFLDLLGFLQTNNGAYTEHKALESVNLEIRQGEKVAFIGRNGAGKSTLLKLFSRVIEPTSGSIEITEKVHALLTMGAGFHQDFTGRENVISYLAQLGVIGREAENRLEEIVEFAELEEYINQPVKTYSTGMGMRLMFATSTIITPDILVIDEVLGVGDAYFAKKSLERIKYLCEGQGTTLLLVTHDVYAASSLCDRFIWIDNGRIICDDSPKKVIDAYEYSIKTQEEDRLRRKRLRMTKQSLFNVQSNRASQILSKDSESSKTNASALYIQIKPEQGVNFESPVSFSSFELLQGERQFAFVDCGRPQHPSEDSESGLIFDKDESNWGEAYEKDGTGARDFLPVGAIANSISLMMVGAAEQENPADFALKIKSFDSYPAKFIVNVFPPNGQAIPLGTIDHSGTEQWRETRFPLDARIFTEFQSFETVKNKNFLHLGQEMKRVGTHDIMITSVDFIDQSNQSSDFFKTGDPLKVQFSFKVLNPDVKQKPIFVLTFFKMQSIKIMRLMHSESLIDGKEVSSGVVNFDCPKFSLGEGIYQVTAAIFNEGYFESSSGKFYTINEGVLDIHSRSYEINIQGHNNLEKDVILVHNYETEFSSILRNP; encoded by the coding sequence ATGAGTAAAATCGTAATCAAAGCAACAGAACTCACAAAGATCTATCGCCTGTATACAAAACCCCTGTATCGTTTTCTTGATCTCCTCGGTTTTTTACAAACAAATAACGGGGCCTACACCGAACACAAAGCGCTTGAATCCGTCAACCTTGAAATCCGCCAGGGCGAGAAGGTGGCTTTCATCGGCAGGAATGGCGCGGGCAAAAGCACTCTGTTAAAACTTTTTTCACGCGTCATTGAACCCACATCAGGCTCCATTGAGATCACTGAAAAAGTACACGCCCTTCTCACCATGGGGGCCGGGTTTCATCAGGACTTCACCGGAAGGGAAAACGTCATTTCCTACCTTGCCCAACTCGGAGTCATCGGCAGGGAAGCCGAAAACCGACTCGAAGAAATCGTCGAATTTGCGGAACTTGAAGAATACATCAACCAACCCGTCAAAACCTATTCAACGGGAATGGGAATGCGACTCATGTTCGCAACCTCCACGATCATCACGCCCGACATACTTGTCATCGACGAAGTTCTCGGCGTCGGCGACGCCTATTTTGCGAAGAAAAGTCTGGAACGGATCAAATATCTCTGCGAAGGCCAGGGCACCACGCTTTTACTGGTAACCCACGATGTGTACGCCGCAAGCTCCCTATGCGACCGCTTCATATGGATTGATAACGGACGAATCATCTGCGACGACTCGCCCAAAAAAGTGATCGACGCCTATGAATATTCGATTAAAACCCAGGAAGAAGACCGGCTGAGGAGAAAGCGACTGCGAATGACAAAGCAATCCCTTTTCAACGTACAATCGAATCGCGCAAGCCAGATTCTGTCAAAAGACTCAGAAAGTTCCAAAACGAATGCGTCCGCTCTTTATATACAGATCAAGCCAGAACAGGGGGTCAATTTCGAATCCCCGGTCTCCTTCAGTTCGTTTGAGTTGTTACAAGGCGAGCGTCAATTTGCATTTGTTGATTGCGGACGCCCTCAACACCCGTCGGAGGATTCAGAAAGCGGTCTGATTTTCGACAAAGATGAATCCAATTGGGGAGAAGCCTATGAAAAAGACGGGACCGGCGCAAGAGATTTTCTACCTGTAGGAGCGATTGCCAATTCAATTTCGCTTATGATGGTGGGCGCCGCGGAACAAGAGAACCCCGCGGATTTCGCTCTGAAAATCAAATCCTTTGATTCCTATCCCGCAAAATTTATCGTGAATGTTTTTCCTCCCAACGGACAGGCCATTCCACTAGGAACTATCGATCATTCTGGAACGGAACAATGGCGGGAAACTCGCTTCCCCCTCGACGCAAGAATTTTCACCGAGTTCCAATCGTTCGAAACCGTGAAAAACAAAAATTTTCTCCATCTCGGGCAGGAAATGAAACGTGTCGGCACTCATGATATCATGATCACATCTGTCGATTTCATAGATCAATCAAACCAATCGAGTGATTTTTTCAAAACGGGCGATCCACTCAAGGTTCAATTCAGCTTCAAGGTCTTGAATCCCGACGTAAAACAGAAACCCATTTTTGTACTTACATTTTTCAAGATGCAGTCGATAAAGATAATGCGGCTGATGCATTCGGAATCGCTGATCGACGGCAAAGAAGTTTCATCAGGTGTGGTGAACTTTGACTGCCCGAAATTCTCTCTGGGAGAGGGAATATATCAGGTGACTGCCGCGATATTCAATGAAGGTTATTTTGAAAGCTCCTCCGGAAAATTCTACACCATCAACGAAGGCGTGCTGGACATCCACTCGCGGAGCTATGAAATAAATATTCAAGGACATAATAATCTGGAAAAGGACGTGATTCTTGTCCATAATTATGAGACTGAATTTTCGTCCATTTTGAGGAACCCTTAG
- a CDS encoding ABC transporter permease, translating into MRINPFKIAKTSTLAAVELVRMILQYKEILWATTLVELKKRYAGSILGFLWVFIYPALLLCLYLFVYLVVFRVRFPGFSEYHYVLYIFSGLIPYLGFMEALSLGTVSVKQNIHLVKNVMLPIELVPIRTVLIGIASQLVSLVILFFMVALDGKLSFHILWLPIVLFLQILFMMGLVLVLSFLAIPLPDISYFVNLFLLLILFISPIGFKPDMVPERLDFIIYLNPISYMAEMYRDCLLFGKFPNLYSASLYIFFSVATFAVGAAIFKKSKGFLMDHE; encoded by the coding sequence ATGAGAATCAATCCATTCAAGATCGCCAAAACGTCAACACTTGCCGCCGTTGAACTTGTCCGCATGATCCTTCAGTACAAAGAAATCCTGTGGGCCACCACGCTGGTGGAACTGAAAAAAAGGTACGCAGGGTCCATACTCGGCTTCCTGTGGGTGTTCATCTATCCCGCCCTGCTGTTATGCCTTTACCTGTTTGTTTATCTCGTAGTCTTCAGGGTTCGCTTTCCCGGCTTCAGCGAATACCATTACGTCTTGTATATATTCAGCGGCCTCATTCCTTACCTGGGTTTTATGGAGGCCCTGTCGCTGGGTACGGTTTCTGTGAAGCAGAACATTCATTTGGTGAAAAATGTCATGTTGCCGATTGAGCTGGTGCCCATTCGAACTGTTCTCATCGGCATCGCCAGTCAATTGGTCAGCCTGGTCATATTATTTTTCATGGTCGCGCTGGACGGGAAACTATCGTTTCACATCCTCTGGCTACCGATTGTATTGTTCCTTCAGATTTTGTTCATGATGGGTCTGGTTCTGGTGCTTTCCTTTCTGGCCATACCGCTCCCCGACATCAGCTATTTTGTCAATTTATTCCTTTTATTGATCCTGTTTATCTCTCCCATAGGGTTCAAACCCGACATGGTGCCGGAGCGCCTTGATTTCATTATCTATTTAAATCCGATATCATATATGGCCGAAATGTATAGGGACTGCCTCCTCTTTGGGAAATTCCCGAACCTGTACTCGGCGTCGCTCTATATTTTCTTTAGCGTGGCAACCTTTGCCGTTGGAGCGGCCATCTTCAAAAAATCCAAAGGATTTTTAATGGATCATGAGTAA
- a CDS encoding methyltransferase domain-containing protein — protein MESGLPNTPSESSPRYLIFSPDMTSVASISKNELGPVDGYQQWNPPAFTLGETPGIFGELARDANIGGVIFFLSAPAIPLRRLHIARKLLKLHKDVFFFWETQQTIFKLEASHLKQQAVQWGKARIYRKFPRLFSGWRPKVQRIINATQEPTYLYCIPDCSAAGEFKNAQLDSLSAVHTLDLPVNQWRGTPGIDLEFETRKDISGLVICLNTAWPDSMHIDLAQIALSHEAPVWFYWKEVKLLQRITPKTLRRYRKDLFLGRFIKSKTLSRRALFTDVITNQFLYASPFLTQTCILEDERLTLLEERQQLRINLPEFSSSPGILRELETKFYFAGVVLQQNRGWPGRSHLKLAGQLLLRGYKVWFHWSQERALEEIDWERLKSYSRLWFFCQADRIIRGIRYWMRRPSDLADIMATRLIEQASEREIQGIVERGKLETQNIISNANPASFNLPQGFVSPDQPVAGTGVYLRMDFWCPINTGGSYGHTCYVAKELAKVTENFVCFMASRFTLLDEMGLRQIILDPPSQVGTEANIVKGTDHYYKALKPVLEILKPPYIYERIVLGNYAAAKLSRELDIPYIIEYNGSEISMKRSFEDGDSYEFEDLYLNAELAAFKQASLIVVISEAVKEDVVGRGVDPAKVLVNPNGADPDAYGPLTSEKKTELRKEFGWTDEHTVVGFTGTFGGWHGVDVLAESIQSICESAPHVRWMLIGDGNLKYLVDNAVVTHKLQDRVHSAGLVPQTEGQRLMKACDILVSPHSSHMVDSKFFGSPTKLFEYMAMGAGIVASDLEQIGQILHPSLSLAEIDSSSFQAKDQRAILCEPGNAKQFISSVVALANNLELRQTLGNNARQSVLDTFSWQKNIERIWRFAKGEEIDLFPQLKTDPEHSTANKPGLTRIDTEDDYKQEVQNQWNNDPAGSHYVKHTAQHTLEWFKEVEAYRYNIYAPWMHKTMEFAKHGGEKVLEIGGGIGTDLSQFAIHGAQTTDIDLSAGHLALAQENFQHRKLEGKFIHHDAETLPFADNSFDLVYSNGVIHHTPNTSHVVQEMFRVLKPGGRAIVMVYAEHSLHYWTELVWKLGLQKRLLEQMSIGAIMSQHVEISESDQKPLVKVYTKPRLKQMFSDFETIDIVQRQLIQDELPKRLRWMPLKLAGSLMGWNLIVKAQKPHSS, from the coding sequence ATGGAATCCGGCCTCCCAAACACGCCATCCGAATCATCGCCCCGTTACCTGATTTTTTCTCCAGACATGACGTCTGTCGCTTCAATTTCCAAAAATGAATTAGGCCCGGTTGATGGATACCAGCAATGGAACCCGCCCGCTTTCACTTTAGGTGAAACTCCGGGCATATTTGGCGAACTCGCGCGCGACGCAAACATCGGCGGCGTTATATTTTTTCTAAGCGCTCCAGCAATTCCATTGCGACGTCTCCATATTGCGCGCAAGCTTTTGAAGCTCCATAAGGACGTGTTTTTTTTCTGGGAAACTCAACAAACGATCTTTAAGCTGGAGGCATCGCATCTGAAGCAACAAGCAGTCCAGTGGGGAAAAGCGCGAATCTATCGTAAATTTCCCAGACTGTTTTCCGGCTGGCGTCCAAAGGTCCAAAGAATCATCAATGCGACTCAAGAGCCAACTTATCTTTATTGCATCCCCGATTGTTCGGCCGCCGGTGAGTTCAAGAACGCTCAATTGGATTCCCTGTCGGCAGTTCACACGCTGGATTTACCTGTAAATCAATGGCGAGGCACCCCGGGAATCGATTTGGAATTTGAAACCCGCAAGGATATCAGCGGACTTGTCATTTGCCTGAACACCGCCTGGCCCGACAGTATGCATATTGACCTTGCACAGATCGCGCTATCGCACGAGGCGCCTGTCTGGTTTTACTGGAAAGAGGTAAAGTTACTCCAACGCATCACCCCTAAGACATTAAGACGCTACAGAAAAGACCTGTTCCTCGGCAGATTCATTAAGAGCAAAACCCTCTCCAGACGCGCACTCTTTACGGATGTCATAACAAATCAGTTTTTATACGCCTCTCCTTTTCTCACACAGACCTGCATTCTCGAAGATGAACGACTGACCCTGCTGGAAGAACGTCAACAACTGCGCATCAACTTGCCGGAATTTTCGTCTTCGCCAGGAATTCTACGGGAATTGGAAACCAAATTTTACTTTGCAGGAGTGGTTCTCCAGCAAAATCGCGGCTGGCCAGGGCGTTCGCATTTAAAACTTGCGGGTCAGCTCCTGTTGAGAGGCTACAAAGTCTGGTTCCACTGGTCGCAAGAACGCGCCCTGGAAGAGATAGACTGGGAGCGGCTAAAAAGTTACAGCAGACTTTGGTTTTTTTGCCAGGCGGACCGAATCATTCGCGGCATTCGTTACTGGATGAGGCGACCGTCAGATCTTGCCGACATCATGGCCACGCGCCTCATCGAACAAGCGTCTGAACGCGAGATTCAGGGCATCGTGGAACGAGGCAAACTGGAAACGCAAAACATCATATCCAACGCGAACCCGGCGTCATTCAATCTACCCCAGGGATTTGTTAGCCCGGACCAGCCTGTCGCAGGAACCGGCGTTTATCTGCGTATGGATTTCTGGTGCCCTATCAATACAGGAGGCAGTTATGGGCATACCTGCTATGTCGCCAAAGAACTCGCCAAAGTAACTGAAAATTTTGTCTGCTTCATGGCTTCGCGTTTTACCCTGCTCGATGAAATGGGGTTGCGACAAATCATTCTGGACCCGCCAAGTCAGGTTGGCACGGAAGCCAACATTGTCAAAGGGACGGACCATTATTACAAAGCGCTCAAACCTGTTCTTGAAATTCTAAAACCGCCCTATATTTATGAACGCATCGTGCTTGGTAATTATGCCGCCGCCAAGTTGAGTCGTGAACTAGATATTCCCTACATAATAGAGTACAACGGCTCTGAAATTTCAATGAAGCGAAGCTTCGAAGATGGCGACAGTTATGAATTTGAAGACCTTTACCTGAACGCAGAGTTGGCGGCGTTCAAACAAGCCTCTCTCATCGTGGTGATTTCTGAGGCTGTTAAGGAAGACGTGGTCGGACGAGGCGTCGATCCTGCAAAAGTGCTGGTCAATCCCAATGGCGCCGATCCTGATGCCTATGGCCCTCTGACATCTGAAAAGAAAACCGAGCTACGCAAGGAATTTGGCTGGACAGACGAACACACGGTCGTCGGCTTCACAGGAACATTTGGAGGATGGCACGGGGTGGATGTTCTGGCCGAATCAATCCAATCCATTTGCGAGTCCGCGCCCCATGTCCGCTGGATGCTCATCGGCGACGGCAATCTAAAATATCTGGTCGATAACGCCGTCGTAACGCACAAACTTCAAGATCGAGTGCACAGCGCGGGTCTCGTGCCGCAAACCGAGGGGCAACGCCTCATGAAGGCCTGCGACATTCTGGTGTCGCCGCACAGCAGTCATATGGTGGACAGCAAGTTTTTTGGATCGCCAACCAAACTCTTTGAATACATGGCTATGGGCGCGGGCATCGTCGCCAGTGATCTGGAACAGATTGGACAAATCCTGCACCCCTCCCTATCGCTCGCCGAGATCGATTCGTCCTCTTTTCAAGCTAAAGATCAACGCGCGATCCTGTGCGAGCCTGGCAATGCAAAACAATTCATCAGCTCCGTTGTGGCGCTTGCCAATAATCTGGAACTGAGACAAACGCTCGGAAACAATGCCAGACAATCGGTTCTCGATACTTTTTCATGGCAGAAAAACATTGAGCGAATCTGGCGCTTTGCCAAAGGCGAAGAAATCGACCTGTTTCCTCAGCTCAAAACCGACCCAGAACATTCCACCGCCAATAAACCGGGTCTGACTCGTATTGATACCGAGGACGATTACAAACAGGAGGTGCAAAACCAGTGGAACAACGATCCCGCAGGATCGCATTACGTTAAGCATACGGCGCAACATACTCTGGAGTGGTTTAAGGAAGTGGAAGCCTATCGTTATAATATTTATGCGCCCTGGATGCATAAAACCATGGAATTCGCAAAACACGGAGGGGAAAAGGTTTTGGAAATCGGCGGCGGTATCGGCACCGATCTTTCACAATTTGCCATCCACGGCGCTCAAACAACGGACATCGACCTTTCCGCTGGCCACCTGGCTCTCGCTCAAGAAAATTTTCAGCATCGGAAATTGGAAGGTAAATTCATTCATCACGACGCTGAGACTCTACCCTTTGCAGACAATTCATTCGATCTGGTCTATAGCAATGGCGTCATTCATCACACACCCAACACATCCCATGTTGTGCAGGAAATGTTTCGGGTTCTCAAACCCGGCGGACGAGCGATCGTCATGGTCTACGCGGAACATTCATTGCATTACTGGACGGAACTCGTCTGGAAACTAGGATTGCAAAAGAGACTTCTCGAGCAAATGTCCATAGGCGCTATCATGTCCCAACATGTCGAGATCAGCGAAAGCGATCAAAAGCCCCTTGTCAAAGTGTATACAAAACCCAGATTGAAACAAATGTTCAGCGATTTTGAAACTATTGATATCGTTCAAAGACAGCTCATTCAAGACGAACTGCCCAAAAGACTGCGCTGGATGCCGCTGAAACTGGCAGGTTCGTTGATGGGGTGGAATCTGATCGTCAAAGCCCAAAAACCTCATTCCTCATGA
- a CDS encoding Gfo/Idh/MocA family oxidoreductase: MVSVGTEIAPLRKDPGDAEESTSIERAKSTLSLGGRYLKKAILDPEKAARRVKAIAQKQFAKLMPQRPAPKKEDIKASAIEWSRCDAKTFETKNGTLDLLTDASEWAYQASSQAISITEGYIPIVQVEGTVSEGAISIGLLNERKDAWLGNRSYENETFSDQIIFDPKDSKQVTLILSNGGSKKEISVALSKAEIVLTPKPQDGLPLSEMEDFGWNVGYSASGEVIALGQGVTDLKIGQRVACGGAGKANHADYVCVPRNLVAPVPRDCSLKEAASTTIGTIALQGVRRAEPQLGEKVCLIGLGLLGQITQQLLQANGCQVIGLDLDPSRVERARKHGLQAGASDPLAFEVLVRDLTQGFGADRTIITAATKSSSVVNLAMNVTRRKGKVVVVGDVGLDIERPIFYKKEIDLLMSTSYGPGRYDASYELEGHDYPYAYVRWTLNRNMEAYMDAIASKKLDIASLIDLEIGIDEAPEAYKALASDGEALPLGVLLSYPDDLRDLPEAPEAKSITLRGHRICPDGPARYALVGAGAFGTCMLVPQMKKRKDLFFLRGVVSRNATQGGNFVRTHQVEVFSSDMSELLKDPDFDLMVISTRHQEHASQTVDCLKAGKHVFVEKPLALNWAELDQISQTYNELESPPLLMVGFNRRFSPAMQNLHKTLANRRTPLVVNYRLNGGYIPLDHWVQGPQGGGRNIGEACHMYDVFRFLAGSAVQSINASSIDPGALPYLKSDNFCATMTYEDGSVGNLTYIALGPKKGLPKERIEVFCDGEAYIIDDFKSLTRASDGVILWQSDEADKGHYEELTRLGIAIQQGSPAPIAFEEIIETTAVSLHIEDMLIRS, from the coding sequence ATGGTCAGCGTGGGAACCGAAATCGCTCCGCTTCGCAAAGACCCCGGCGACGCCGAAGAATCGACTTCCATCGAACGCGCCAAGTCAACACTATCTCTCGGCGGCAGATACCTCAAAAAAGCCATTCTGGATCCAGAGAAAGCGGCGCGGCGCGTCAAGGCGATCGCTCAAAAGCAATTCGCCAAACTCATGCCGCAACGCCCTGCGCCCAAAAAAGAAGACATCAAGGCAAGCGCGATTGAATGGTCGCGTTGCGACGCAAAAACTTTTGAAACTAAAAACGGGACGCTAGACCTGCTCACAGACGCCTCGGAATGGGCCTATCAGGCGTCTTCACAAGCCATCAGCATTACGGAAGGATACATTCCCATCGTTCAAGTCGAAGGGACGGTCTCCGAAGGCGCGATCTCTATCGGGCTGTTGAATGAGAGAAAAGACGCCTGGCTTGGCAATCGAAGCTACGAGAATGAAACTTTTTCCGACCAGATCATCTTCGACCCCAAAGATTCCAAGCAAGTCACCTTGATCCTGTCCAACGGCGGCTCCAAAAAAGAAATCTCCGTCGCATTGAGCAAAGCAGAAATCGTTCTGACGCCCAAACCGCAAGACGGTCTGCCGCTGAGCGAGATGGAAGATTTTGGCTGGAACGTCGGGTATTCAGCCTCGGGAGAAGTCATCGCTCTGGGACAAGGCGTGACGGATCTCAAGATAGGACAACGCGTCGCTTGCGGCGGCGCAGGAAAAGCCAATCACGCCGATTATGTGTGCGTGCCGCGCAATCTGGTCGCCCCCGTCCCGCGAGACTGCTCTCTCAAGGAAGCCGCCTCCACAACCATCGGAACCATCGCCCTGCAAGGCGTGCGACGCGCGGAACCTCAATTGGGAGAAAAAGTCTGTTTGATAGGACTCGGACTTTTAGGACAAATCACCCAGCAACTGCTTCAGGCGAACGGCTGTCAGGTGATCGGCCTCGACCTTGACCCCAGCCGGGTCGAACGCGCCAGGAAACACGGTTTGCAAGCTGGCGCCAGCGATCCGCTCGCTTTCGAAGTGTTGGTGAGGGACTTGACTCAGGGTTTCGGCGCCGACCGAACCATCATCACCGCCGCAACCAAATCCAGTAGCGTCGTCAACCTCGCCATGAACGTCACCCGCAGAAAAGGCAAAGTGGTGGTCGTGGGAGACGTCGGACTCGATATCGAACGCCCTATTTTCTATAAAAAAGAAATCGATCTATTGATGAGCACGTCATACGGCCCCGGTCGATACGACGCCAGCTACGAACTGGAAGGTCACGACTATCCCTACGCTTACGTGCGCTGGACGCTCAATCGAAACATGGAAGCGTATATGGACGCCATCGCATCGAAAAAACTTGATATCGCTTCCCTGATTGATCTGGAAATCGGAATCGACGAAGCCCCGGAAGCTTACAAAGCCCTGGCCTCAGACGGGGAAGCGCTGCCTCTCGGCGTCCTCTTGTCCTACCCGGACGATCTTCGCGATCTCCCCGAGGCGCCTGAGGCGAAAAGCATTACCTTGCGCGGTCACCGAATCTGCCCCGACGGCCCTGCCCGCTACGCGCTTGTCGGAGCCGGAGCCTTTGGAACCTGCATGCTCGTACCGCAAATGAAAAAAAGAAAAGACCTGTTCTTCCTGCGCGGAGTCGTCAGCCGCAACGCGACGCAAGGAGGCAATTTTGTGCGCACTCATCAGGTCGAAGTGTTTTCCTCCGACATGAGCGAACTGCTGAAAGATCCGGATTTTGATTTGATGGTGATCTCGACACGGCATCAGGAGCATGCCTCGCAAACCGTCGATTGCCTGAAAGCGGGCAAGCATGTCTTTGTCGAAAAACCTCTGGCCCTCAACTGGGCGGAGTTGGACCAGATTTCGCAAACTTACAATGAACTCGAATCGCCGCCTCTTCTCATGGTTGGTTTCAATCGAAGATTTTCACCCGCCATGCAAAACCTGCACAAGACCCTGGCGAATCGGCGCACTCCCCTTGTCGTCAATTACCGACTGAACGGAGGCTACATCCCTCTCGACCACTGGGTGCAAGGGCCGCAGGGCGGCGGTCGCAATATTGGCGAAGCCTGCCATATGTACGACGTCTTTCGATTCCTTGCCGGTTCTGCGGTTCAATCCATCAACGCCAGTTCCATCGACCCCGGCGCTCTGCCTTATTTGAAAAGTGACAATTTCTGCGCCACTATGACCTATGAAGACGGTAGCGTTGGCAATCTGACCTATATTGCGCTGGGACCCAAAAAAGGTTTGCCCAAAGAACGTATTGAAGTTTTTTGCGACGGGGAGGCTTACATCATTGACGACTTTAAATCTTTGACTCGAGCCAGCGACGGAGTAATCCTCTGGCAAAGCGATGAAGCGGACAAAGGGCATTATGAAGAGTTGACCCGCCTGGGAATCGCCATCCAACAAGGCTCGCCCGCGCCTATCGCCTTTGAAGAAATCATTGAAACGACTGCCGTGTCCCTGCACATTGAAGATATGCTGATTCGATCCTGA
- the wecC gene encoding UDP-N-acetyl-D-mannosamine dehydrogenase has protein sequence METAKPPGVSSRSYCVSDAFNKISIIGMGYIGLPTAAILANQGIEVVGVDKNPKVVKTINQGQIHIVEPDLDTLVRKMVKAGKLRAAEQVEASQAFIIAVPTPLKSDNTPDMTFVESAARAIAPVLQKNNLVILESTSPVGGTESVANWLAEERPDLTFPHQAGDLADIHIAHCPERVLPGHILRELVGNARIVGGMTAKCSVRATALYKTFVKGECYTTDARTAEMAKLTENAFRDVNIAFANEISLICDQLDINVWNLIDLANHHPRVNILRPGPGVGGHCIAVDPWFLVHSSPEHSKLIHTARTVNDSKPQYIINKVKRIADSLKAPVIACMGLAFKADIDDLRESPSVKIVKQLAEADIGDILAVEPHIDALPEDFQNLKNVSLTGFEKALEQANIILLLVDHQVFSNVDPVALKEKIIIDTKGLWA, from the coding sequence ATGGAGACGGCAAAGCCTCCGGGCGTATCGTCGAGGAGCTATTGCGTGAGTGACGCCTTCAACAAAATATCCATTATTGGCATGGGCTACATCGGCCTGCCAACCGCCGCTATCCTTGCCAATCAAGGCATCGAAGTGGTGGGCGTGGACAAAAATCCCAAGGTAGTAAAAACAATCAATCAAGGGCAGATCCATATTGTGGAACCGGATCTGGACACGCTGGTGCGCAAGATGGTCAAGGCCGGAAAACTGAGGGCCGCCGAACAGGTAGAAGCCTCTCAGGCTTTCATCATTGCGGTTCCGACCCCACTCAAGAGCGACAACACTCCCGACATGACCTTTGTGGAAAGCGCCGCAAGGGCCATCGCTCCGGTATTGCAGAAGAACAATCTGGTCATCCTTGAATCCACCTCTCCGGTTGGCGGCACCGAATCCGTTGCAAACTGGCTGGCGGAAGAGAGACCTGATTTAACGTTCCCGCATCAAGCCGGCGACCTGGCGGATATTCACATCGCCCATTGCCCCGAGCGCGTCCTGCCGGGACATATCCTGCGCGAACTTGTTGGAAACGCGCGCATCGTTGGCGGCATGACCGCCAAATGCTCCGTTCGCGCAACCGCGCTCTACAAAACTTTTGTGAAGGGAGAATGCTACACAACCGACGCGCGCACCGCCGAAATGGCAAAATTAACCGAAAATGCTTTCCGCGACGTCAACATCGCCTTCGCCAACGAAATTTCCTTGATCTGCGACCAACTGGATATCAACGTCTGGAACCTCATCGACCTTGCCAATCACCACCCGCGCGTCAATATCCTGCGACCCGGGCCCGGCGTTGGCGGGCATTGCATCGCGGTCGATCCATGGTTTCTGGTGCATTCGTCGCCCGAACATTCAAAGCTGATTCACACGGCCCGCACAGTCAACGACAGCAAGCCTCAATACATCATCAATAAAGTCAAACGCATTGCAGACTCGCTCAAAGCGCCGGTCATCGCCTGCATGGGCCTGGCCTTCAAAGCCGATATAGACGACCTGAGGGAAAGCCCTTCCGTCAAAATTGTCAAGCAACTGGCTGAAGCTGATATCGGCGACATCCTTGCCGTGGAACCGCATATAGACGCGCTTCCAGAGGATTTTCAAAATCTGAAGAATGTGAGCCTGACGGGATTCGAAAAGGCGCTGGAACAGGCCAATATCATTTTATTGCTGGTGGATCATCAGGTTTTTTCCAATGTTGATCCCGTTGCTCTTAAGGAAAAAATCATTATAGACACGAAAGGATTGTGGGCCTGA